Part of the Candidatus Protochlamydia phocaeensis genome, CTCGCCTTAAAATAAAGAGCCGGACAGCTTTTTAAAAAGCTGTCCGGTTAGCAGCTATTGCACATAGCCTTAGAAAATTAGTCATTTCAATCTAAACAGGCACGATGACAAGCGGTCCTTCAGGTTTTTTGAAGGCATTAAAGTAAGCGGGCTCGACATTGAAAATAGAGGCGAGCACTTCGTTGGAATAAGCCCCTATGGCTTCCCCTATTCCAATATAGTCCGGTGTGGCATGGCTAAAAAAGGCGATCACTTCCACTTGATCCGGACCAATATTTTCAATATTGTGAAAATGACAAGCGGGAGCAAAGGCCCCTTCTCCGCCCTTCACTTCTAATACTTCTACATGTCCATTAGGTGAAAGCACCGTAATGCGTGTTTTTCCTTTGACGATGTAAACGAGCTCGCCCGCGTTGGTATGCCAATGCGGCTCTACACAGCCTTTTGGATTTAATCCAAATCCCAGTATCCCTAATTCTTGCAGAACGGGAAGATTGGCTTTTGTTCCCACCTGCAAATAGCCCCCTTTCGTCTCGACCGTTTTTGCGCTATCTTCGATGTCAAACTTATATTGGCTTGCGATGTCTTCTGAAACGCTCTTCTGCTGAGGAAGCGTTTTAATGAGCTCATTATTTTTTGCTTTCTTGAGCCCATCAATAAAGCCAGAAGATGTATTAAACGTGCTGTTAAAGACACTATCCGAAATGGAGTGCACGGCTTTTGACAAATACATCATCTCCGGGTAGGAATGGCTCAACGTAAAATTGATGACGCTTTCCTCTTCACCGATATTTTCAATATGGTGCACATAACCGTGAGGAATGAAAAACATCTCGCCTTTTTTTACTGTGAACGTTTCCACTCCGTTCGGCGTACGCATAACCACTAAAACCTTTCCCTGCGTACAATAACCAATTTTATGGGCATTGGCATGCCAAATCGGATCTAAAGAGCCTCGTTTGCTTAGTTTTAAATTAGCAAAGGAAGTATTGACAAACCCAGGCACTTCTTTGGCAGTCACACATGTCAGACTGCCTGCCTGATTACTCACAAGAGGTTTAATCGATCCTAAGCTGAAAAAAAAGTTGCTATTCATACGCTTCCTTATAAAATTAGTCTTAAGGCATTACTATCATCAAATAGAAGATGAGCAGCCATTTAAATTAGCCTTATCTTCTTTTGATCTCCTGAAAGTGATAAATTAAAAATTAATTTATGTATAATTTTTTCTATCAAACGCACGAAGCTGTCAGGTTTTTGGCCGTTTTGCACGCGGAAAAG contains:
- a CDS encoding cupin domain-containing protein; amino-acid sequence: MNSNFFFSLGSIKPLVSNQAGSLTCVTAKEVPGFVNTSFANLKLSKRGSLDPIWHANAHKIGYCTQGKVLVVMRTPNGVETFTVKKGEMFFIPHGYVHHIENIGEEESVINFTLSHSYPEMMYLSKAVHSISDSVFNSTFNTSSGFIDGLKKAKNNELIKTLPQQKSVSEDIASQYKFDIEDSAKTVETKGGYLQVGTKANLPVLQELGILGFGLNPKGCVEPHWHTNAGELVYIVKGKTRITVLSPNGHVEVLEVKGGEGAFAPACHFHNIENIGPDQVEVIAFFSHATPDYIGIGEAIGAYSNEVLASIFNVEPAYFNAFKKPEGPLVIVPV